In Horticoccus luteus, the following proteins share a genomic window:
- a CDS encoding DedA family protein — MLDLVHKLVDFILHIDRHLAEIIASYGLWTYGLLFAIIFAETGLVILPLLPGDSLLFAAGAFCAKPETGLNVHLLAALLSLAAILGDTVNYWIGSLIGPRVFSREDSFLLRKKHLARAHAFFERYGGRAIILARFVPIVRTFVPFVAGVGRMTYTRFISYNIIGGLLWICLFTYAGFFFGSREFVQQNFKLVILAIIVLSIVPVLFEALRAWRESRAKPQP, encoded by the coding sequence ATGCTCGATCTCGTTCATAAGCTCGTCGATTTCATCCTCCACATTGACCGGCACTTGGCCGAGATCATCGCCAGTTACGGCCTGTGGACCTATGGTCTCCTTTTCGCCATCATTTTTGCCGAGACCGGGCTGGTGATTCTGCCGCTGCTCCCCGGCGACTCCCTCCTCTTCGCCGCCGGGGCGTTTTGCGCCAAACCCGAGACCGGCCTCAATGTCCACCTCCTCGCTGCCCTCCTTTCGCTCGCGGCAATTTTGGGTGACACCGTTAATTACTGGATCGGCTCCCTCATCGGTCCGCGCGTTTTCAGCCGCGAAGACTCGTTCCTTCTGCGCAAAAAACATTTGGCCCGGGCCCACGCGTTTTTCGAGCGCTATGGCGGCCGGGCGATCATCCTCGCGCGCTTCGTGCCCATCGTCCGCACGTTTGTCCCCTTCGTCGCCGGCGTCGGCCGCATGACTTACACGCGTTTTATCTCCTACAACATTATCGGCGGCCTCCTCTGGATCTGCCTGTTCACCTACGCCGGCTTCTTCTTCGGCTCCCGCGAATTCGTCCAGCAGAACTTCAAACTCGTCATCCTCGCGATCATCGTGCTCTCCATCGTCCCTGTGCTGTTCGAAGCGCTGCGCGCGTGGCGCGAGTCGCGCGCCAAGCCCCAGCCTTGA
- a CDS encoding small basic protein, producing the protein MSQHKSLQTSGGIVVKRNVLKRYERVDLLKKRGQWKAGDRVTSLRKTKPDV; encoded by the coding sequence ATGTCACAGCACAAAAGCCTCCAAACGTCCGGCGGCATCGTCGTTAAACGCAACGTCCTCAAGCGCTACGAGCGGGTCGACCTCCTCAAGAAACGCGGCCAATGGAAGGCCGGCGACCGGGTGACGAGCCTGCGCAAGACCAAGCCCGACGTCTAA
- a CDS encoding adenylosuccinate synthetase → MSLTPFTSQLIADVGISLGDEGKGRLIPEVADELRGTSAPVTVVLKVNGGANSGHTAGGIKLNLLPAGVVVRDAAHLCIGSGVVADPRKIWWEATPLEQKGYAVLSRLLIDERALVSDLTHRLLDLAWEDYRVNVLAEEPRGSTGRGITPAYLDEVGQQQITFADFLGGPNYFARKLAQRADRACRTIQHVCRVSPATWDSFFTQLTNAETRANGDAIKLGLFSAADFDFHAFRGDAPFTLNLEKLTAVYWDAGTRLAQNIGEVRELILRELAAGHTIIGEFGQAYWLDKRHGFSPNVTASHTFTPEFFESANIPVQPIHTFGVAKAYDTKVGTHTFLTQMDDAHPLTALLKQLEFGTSTGRQRMVGWYDAVEKGDALRYGGFQDLMINKLDALTHAGEWRGELLICTAYEDAAGRRYAHVPRNEAVRKSLRPVYERHPGWSEDVSHVRHFADLPRNAQRYVAAMMRSLIDVAYAGGALPATLPNLRFLGVGPQPSQIIKDVPPTRELIALA, encoded by the coding sequence ATGTCGCTTACTCCCTTTACCAGCCAGCTCATCGCCGATGTCGGCATTTCCCTCGGTGATGAAGGCAAAGGCCGGCTGATCCCCGAAGTCGCCGACGAACTGCGCGGCACCTCCGCACCCGTGACCGTTGTCCTCAAGGTCAACGGCGGCGCCAACTCCGGCCACACCGCCGGCGGCATCAAGCTCAACCTCCTCCCGGCCGGCGTCGTCGTGCGCGACGCCGCCCACCTCTGCATCGGCAGCGGCGTCGTCGCCGACCCGCGCAAAATCTGGTGGGAAGCCACCCCGCTGGAGCAAAAAGGCTACGCCGTGCTCTCGCGCCTCCTGATCGACGAGCGCGCCCTCGTCTCCGATCTCACCCACCGTTTGCTCGACCTCGCGTGGGAGGATTATCGCGTCAACGTCCTCGCCGAAGAGCCGCGCGGTTCCACGGGCCGGGGCATCACGCCCGCCTATCTCGACGAGGTCGGCCAGCAACAAATCACCTTCGCCGATTTCCTCGGCGGTCCGAACTACTTCGCCCGCAAACTCGCGCAGCGCGCCGATCGCGCCTGCCGCACCATTCAACACGTCTGCCGCGTCAGCCCCGCGACGTGGGATTCCTTTTTCACCCAGCTCACCAACGCGGAAACGCGCGCCAACGGCGACGCCATCAAGCTCGGCCTTTTCTCCGCCGCCGATTTCGATTTTCACGCCTTCCGCGGCGACGCACCCTTCACGCTCAACCTCGAAAAACTCACCGCGGTTTATTGGGACGCCGGCACACGCCTCGCCCAAAACATCGGCGAGGTGCGCGAACTCATCCTCCGCGAACTCGCCGCCGGCCACACCATCATCGGCGAATTCGGCCAGGCCTACTGGCTCGACAAACGCCACGGCTTCTCGCCCAACGTCACCGCCTCGCACACGTTCACGCCCGAATTTTTCGAGAGCGCCAACATCCCCGTGCAGCCGATCCACACGTTCGGCGTCGCCAAAGCCTACGACACCAAAGTCGGCACGCACACCTTCCTCACGCAGATGGATGACGCCCATCCGCTCACCGCGCTGCTCAAACAACTCGAGTTCGGCACCAGCACCGGCCGCCAGCGCATGGTCGGCTGGTATGACGCCGTGGAAAAGGGCGACGCCCTCCGCTACGGCGGTTTTCAAGATCTGATGATCAACAAACTCGACGCGCTCACTCATGCGGGCGAATGGCGCGGCGAGCTCCTCATCTGCACCGCCTACGAAGATGCCGCCGGCCGACGCTACGCGCACGTGCCGCGCAACGAAGCCGTTCGCAAATCGCTGCGCCCCGTTTACGAGCGCCACCCTGGCTGGTCCGAAGACGTCTCCCACGTCCGCCATTTCGCCGACCTCCCGCGCAACGCCCAACGTTACGTCGCCGCCATGATGCGCTCGCTGATCGACGTCGCTTACGCCGGCGGTGCACTCCCCGCGACGCTCCCCAATCTGCGCTTCCTCGGCGTCGGCCCGCAACCCTCGCAAATCATCAAGGACGTGCCGCCGACCCGCGAACTTATCGCCCTCGCGTAA
- a CDS encoding tRNA (cytidine(34)-2'-O)-methyltransferase — MLHIVLFQPEIAPNTGNIGRMCALTRSRLHLIHPLGFEITDKNLRRAGMDYWHSLDVHQHADWAAFRASGVAPQRLWLFTTKTTQSFWEVRYAEGDGLVFGSESAGAPAWLHEEIGAAQRVTIPHANPTLRSLNLSTAAGVACYEALRQVGLPAAPASGA, encoded by the coding sequence GTGCTGCATATCGTCCTCTTTCAACCGGAGATCGCACCCAACACGGGCAACATCGGTCGCATGTGCGCCCTGACGCGTTCGCGCCTGCACCTGATTCATCCGCTGGGGTTCGAGATCACCGACAAAAATTTGCGCCGGGCGGGGATGGATTACTGGCATTCGCTCGATGTGCACCAGCATGCGGACTGGGCGGCGTTTCGGGCGAGCGGCGTGGCGCCGCAGCGGCTCTGGCTTTTTACGACGAAGACGACGCAGTCGTTTTGGGAGGTGCGTTATGCGGAGGGCGACGGGTTGGTGTTTGGCAGCGAAAGCGCGGGGGCGCCGGCGTGGCTGCACGAGGAAATCGGCGCGGCGCAACGGGTGACGATCCCGCACGCGAATCCGACGCTGCGCTCGTTGAACTTGAGCACGGCGGCGGGGGTGGCGTGTTACGAGGCGTTGCGCCAAGTGGGTTTGCCGGCGGCACCGGCAAGCGGCGCGTGA
- a CDS encoding response regulator, producing MSIEAKKAVVIVDDERSYTQLLADLIRENLTCPVFAYTSPLEALAALPAIDAAVIVTDYFMPQLNGLAFIAQARAIHPATPFIMITGNLDLLCVDTLSRVAGLKIVLPKPFGVRQLASEIVRFWPAGEPVPVIEAARQN from the coding sequence GTGAGCATCGAGGCAAAGAAAGCGGTCGTCATCGTTGACGATGAACGCTCTTACACCCAGCTGCTGGCGGATCTTATCCGCGAAAACCTCACGTGCCCGGTCTTTGCTTACACCAGTCCCCTGGAGGCCTTGGCCGCGCTCCCCGCCATCGATGCCGCAGTCATCGTCACCGATTACTTCATGCCGCAGCTCAACGGCCTCGCGTTCATTGCCCAGGCGCGGGCGATTCACCCCGCCACACCCTTCATCATGATCACCGGCAACCTCGATTTGCTCTGCGTGGATACCCTGAGCCGGGTTGCAGGACTGAAAATCGTCCTCCCGAAACCATTTGGCGTGCGGCAACTCGCCTCCGAAATCGTCCGCTTCTGGCCCGCGGGGGAACCCGTTCCCGTCATCGAAGCCGCCCGTCAAAACTAG
- a CDS encoding DNA-directed RNA polymerase subunit omega, whose translation MRDDYIREALNTIQDPNVLINVVSRRVKQLRRGNRPLVESLEKLAPEDVALREIIDGKISYDAGEN comes from the coding sequence ATGAGAGACGACTACATCCGCGAAGCGCTCAATACCATTCAAGATCCGAACGTGCTGATCAACGTGGTCTCCCGTCGCGTCAAGCAGTTGCGCCGGGGCAACCGACCGCTGGTGGAGTCGTTGGAAAAGCTGGCGCCGGAAGATGTCGCTTTGCGCGAGATCATCGACGGGAAGATCAGCTACGACGCGGGCGAGAACTGA
- a CDS encoding bifunctional folylpolyglutamate synthase/dihydrofolate synthase, translating into MSSDHDSYAAVQDYLFSLKAAGVRFGIDRMAGLAAALGHPERQVPVVHVAGTNGKGSVAAMLEAIFRAAGWRTGLYTSPHLVRLGERVQVDRVPLSEGEIMAYTRELEPLAEVLGRAEADARPSFFEFMTAMAFLQFARRSCDIAVIEVGMGGRLDATNIVTPEVAVITSIGLDHCEQLGDTVEKIAAEKAGIIKPGRPVVIGRLPEGAERVVRAIAAERGAAVVSVREVYGDDTGNYPLTNLEGRYQRWNAATAALVARRMDVRWGLSDEIVARGLQQVTWPGRWQRTTLGGKQVVFDASHNPEGAVALEENLQSLFAGTGRKPVVVTGVLGAARARPLLETIARYAREIHLVRPQQERACSWEELEAFVPATFSGTVRRGTVPDIFPGPGQCRVGAADDVVVVTGSIYLLGEILARLEPARGANEGRLQDF; encoded by the coding sequence ATGAGCAGCGATCACGATTCCTATGCGGCGGTGCAGGATTATTTGTTCAGCCTGAAGGCGGCGGGAGTGCGCTTCGGCATCGATCGCATGGCAGGTCTGGCGGCGGCGCTCGGGCATCCCGAACGACAGGTGCCGGTTGTGCATGTCGCGGGGACGAACGGCAAGGGCTCCGTCGCCGCGATGCTGGAGGCGATTTTTCGTGCGGCGGGCTGGCGCACGGGACTCTACACCTCGCCGCATCTGGTGCGGTTGGGCGAACGCGTGCAAGTGGACCGCGTGCCGTTGAGCGAAGGAGAAATCATGGCCTACACGAGGGAACTGGAGCCGCTGGCCGAAGTGCTCGGGCGCGCAGAGGCGGACGCCCGGCCGAGCTTTTTCGAATTCATGACAGCGATGGCGTTTTTGCAGTTTGCGCGCCGGAGTTGCGACATTGCCGTGATCGAGGTCGGGATGGGCGGGCGGTTGGACGCCACCAACATCGTGACGCCGGAAGTCGCGGTCATCACATCGATCGGACTCGACCACTGCGAGCAACTGGGCGACACGGTGGAGAAGATTGCGGCGGAGAAGGCCGGAATCATCAAGCCGGGGCGCCCGGTGGTGATCGGGCGATTGCCGGAAGGAGCGGAGAGGGTGGTGCGCGCAATCGCCGCGGAACGCGGCGCGGCGGTGGTGTCGGTGCGCGAGGTATATGGCGACGACACCGGAAATTATCCGCTGACGAATCTCGAGGGGCGTTACCAACGATGGAACGCAGCGACGGCCGCATTGGTGGCGCGGCGGATGGACGTGCGCTGGGGATTGAGTGACGAAATCGTTGCGCGCGGCTTGCAGCAGGTGACTTGGCCGGGGCGCTGGCAGCGCACGACGCTCGGCGGAAAGCAGGTCGTGTTCGATGCGTCGCACAATCCCGAAGGGGCGGTGGCTCTGGAGGAAAATTTGCAGAGCCTCTTCGCGGGAACAGGAAGAAAGCCCGTAGTGGTGACGGGCGTGCTGGGGGCGGCGCGGGCGCGACCGTTGTTGGAGACGATTGCGCGGTATGCGCGCGAGATTCACCTCGTGCGGCCGCAGCAGGAGCGGGCCTGTTCGTGGGAGGAACTCGAGGCGTTTGTGCCGGCGACCTTCTCCGGGACGGTGCGACGCGGCACCGTCCCGGATATTTTCCCCGGGCCGGGACAGTGTCGGGTGGGTGCCGCGGACGACGTGGTCGTCGTGACGGGTTCGATCTACCTGCTGGGCGAAATTCTGGCGCGGCTCGAGCCGGCGCGCGGCGCGAACGAAGGACGTTTGCAGGATTTCTGA
- a CDS encoding homoserine kinase has translation MKPSAREAVTVRVPGSTSNCGAGFDTLGLAAALYNRVTLRREAGTAGRAATPDQARGTEMANEAAEAFFHWSGRARFGFTFAIEGDVPPARGLGSSVTVRAGVLAGLGVLAGAELSPHDLVGLVTALEGHPDNAAASVLGGFCVSRCDPATGAFVDAVKIPVAAQARLVVASPEGEMLTKEARGILPKTLPYFDAVRSINSATYLVALLATGDYARLPGKLGDFMHEPYRLPLIRGAEPAIEAGVAAGAWTGWLSGSGSSVLCMADAARAESVAAAMRRAFAAAGVAAMARVLRADNDGLRIEA, from the coding sequence ATGAAACCGTCGGCGCGTGAAGCGGTGACCGTGCGGGTGCCGGGCAGCACGTCGAATTGCGGCGCTGGTTTCGATACGCTCGGACTGGCGGCGGCGTTATACAACCGGGTGACCTTGCGGCGCGAGGCGGGAACCGCAGGCCGCGCGGCGACGCCGGACCAGGCGCGGGGAACCGAAATGGCGAACGAGGCAGCCGAGGCCTTTTTCCACTGGTCGGGAAGGGCGCGGTTTGGATTTACCTTTGCGATCGAAGGCGACGTGCCGCCGGCGCGGGGCCTGGGGTCGAGCGTGACGGTGCGGGCCGGAGTGTTGGCGGGACTCGGGGTTCTGGCGGGCGCGGAATTGTCACCACACGATCTCGTCGGTCTCGTGACAGCGCTCGAAGGACACCCGGACAATGCGGCGGCGAGCGTGCTGGGCGGGTTTTGCGTCTCGCGCTGCGACCCGGCGACCGGAGCATTTGTCGATGCCGTGAAGATTCCGGTGGCGGCTCAGGCGCGATTGGTGGTCGCGTCGCCGGAAGGCGAGATGCTGACGAAGGAGGCGCGCGGAATTTTGCCGAAGACGCTGCCGTATTTCGACGCGGTGCGCAGTATCAACAGCGCGACCTACCTCGTGGCGCTGCTCGCCACGGGAGACTACGCGCGGCTGCCGGGGAAGCTGGGGGATTTCATGCACGAACCCTATCGGTTGCCCTTGATCCGCGGGGCGGAGCCGGCGATCGAGGCGGGCGTGGCCGCGGGCGCGTGGACGGGCTGGCTGAGCGGCAGTGGTTCCAGCGTGCTGTGCATGGCAGATGCGGCGCGGGCCGAGAGCGTGGCCGCCGCGATGCGGCGGGCGTTCGCGGCGGCCGGCGTAGCGGCGATGGCGCGGGTGCTGCGGGCCGACAATGACGGACTGCGAATCGAAGCCTAG
- a CDS encoding DUF72 domain-containing protein, with product MPDIRIGISGWRYPPWRGGTFYPRGLPQRDELAYAARAVRTIEINGSFYSLQTPASYAAWRDATPDDFVFAVKGPRYITHLKRLRNIRVPLANFFASGVLRLGEKFGPLLWQLPPNLPFDPARLAAFFDLLPRSTDAAAALARHHDHHLRHRAWLRTDASRPLRHALEVRHPSFAHPEFVALLRAHHIALVVADTAGKWPFLEDVTSDFVYVRLHGDEELYASGYTDAALTRWAAKIKAWTHSRTPAHARLAGARPRAAAPADVFVYFDNDVKVRAPFDAMTLAHKLHLGPAPGTPPDPATIAEVPRPIRADARWRFTTTAANAITKSPVRRAARARAN from the coding sequence ATGCCAGACATACGCATTGGCATCTCAGGCTGGCGCTACCCTCCCTGGCGCGGCGGCACCTTTTATCCGCGCGGACTTCCCCAACGCGACGAACTCGCCTACGCGGCGCGCGCAGTTCGCACCATCGAGATCAACGGCTCCTTCTATTCCCTGCAGACCCCCGCGAGCTACGCAGCCTGGCGCGACGCCACGCCCGACGACTTCGTTTTTGCCGTCAAAGGCCCCCGCTACATCACCCACCTGAAACGCCTCCGCAACATCCGCGTCCCGCTCGCAAACTTCTTCGCCTCCGGCGTGCTGCGACTCGGTGAAAAATTCGGTCCGCTTCTCTGGCAACTCCCGCCCAACCTCCCTTTCGATCCCGCTCGACTCGCTGCGTTTTTCGATCTTCTGCCCCGCAGCACCGACGCCGCTGCCGCCCTCGCCCGCCATCACGACCACCACCTTCGCCACCGCGCCTGGTTGCGCACCGACGCTTCCCGCCCCCTTCGCCACGCACTCGAGGTCCGTCACCCCTCGTTCGCTCACCCGGAATTTGTTGCGCTGCTCCGCGCACACCACATCGCACTCGTCGTCGCCGACACCGCCGGCAAATGGCCCTTCTTGGAAGACGTCACGAGCGATTTCGTTTACGTGCGTTTGCACGGCGACGAAGAGCTCTACGCGAGCGGCTACACCGATGCCGCCCTGACCCGTTGGGCCGCAAAGATCAAAGCGTGGACGCACAGTCGCACGCCCGCGCACGCGCGCCTCGCCGGTGCCCGCCCGCGCGCAGCCGCGCCCGCCGATGTCTTCGTTTATTTCGATAACGACGTCAAAGTCCGTGCGCCGTTCGATGCGATGACCCTCGCCCACAAACTCCACCTCGGACCCGCTCCCGGCACGCCACCTGATCCCGCGACCATCGCGGAAGTGCCGCGTCCCATACGCGCTGATGCCCGTTGGCGATTCACCACCACGGCAGCGAACGCGATCACCAAATCTCCCGTCCGCCGCGCCGCCCGCGCTCGGGCCAACTAG
- the cutA gene encoding divalent-cation tolerance protein CutA: MFLAFTTVAGLADAERLATSAVEARLAACVQIDGPLQSLYRWEGAVERTTEYRLVFKCLPAQLSALEHHVLGRHPYATPEWIAVRAEAVGEKYLSWARSDLTHPPL, encoded by the coding sequence ATGTTTCTCGCCTTCACCACCGTCGCCGGGCTCGCTGATGCGGAGCGTCTCGCTACCAGCGCAGTCGAGGCCCGCCTCGCTGCGTGCGTGCAGATCGACGGCCCTTTGCAGTCGCTTTACCGCTGGGAAGGTGCCGTCGAGCGCACCACGGAATATCGCCTCGTTTTCAAATGCCTCCCGGCCCAACTCTCCGCTCTCGAACACCATGTCCTCGGCCGGCATCCCTACGCCACGCCCGAATGGATTGCCGTGCGCGCCGAAGCTGTGGGAGAAAAATACTTGTCATGGGCCAGGTCGGACCTTACTCATCCGCCCCTTTAA
- the smpB gene encoding SsrA-binding protein SmpB, whose amino-acid sequence MAARKTDAQRYTEIRNAKALRDYSVEEKFEAGIQLRGTEVKSVRAGRAQINDAFGRVQKGEVWLMNMHIEQYAFGNIYNHDARRIRKLLLHAHQIRKIAQALDIGGKSLVPLRMYFKEGLVKVEVALASGKKNFDRRNDLKKRVQVREIEKAMKLRRS is encoded by the coding sequence ATGGCCGCGCGCAAGACCGACGCTCAGCGTTACACCGAGATCCGCAATGCGAAGGCCTTGCGCGATTACAGCGTGGAGGAAAAGTTTGAGGCGGGCATCCAGTTGCGCGGAACGGAAGTGAAGTCGGTGCGCGCGGGGCGGGCGCAAATCAACGATGCCTTCGGCCGGGTGCAAAAGGGCGAAGTGTGGCTGATGAACATGCACATCGAGCAATATGCGTTTGGAAATATCTACAATCACGACGCCCGCCGGATTCGGAAACTGCTGTTGCATGCGCACCAAATTCGGAAAATCGCCCAAGCGCTTGATATCGGAGGAAAGTCGCTGGTGCCGCTGCGGATGTATTTCAAAGAGGGCCTCGTGAAGGTCGAAGTCGCCCTGGCTTCGGGGAAAAAGAACTTCGACCGACGCAACGATCTGAAAAAACGCGTGCAGGTGCGGGAGATTGAAAAGGCGATGAAATTGCGGCGCTCATGA
- a CDS encoding YihY/virulence factor BrkB family protein, translating into MKLPSFPNRVLFLLTRTLRAYWEDKIPQMGAALAYYTTVAVAPMLVIAIAVAGVVFHEGTARQRVISEIQSLAGSPAAEAVRTVERPTQTTSNKVATALGGATLLVGAIGVFLHLQDALNTIWRVKPPAKAPWPKMLKVRLFSFATVVGTGFLLLVSLVASAVLSWMASYAWHRIHAPDGLFRFVELTLSFALITCLFAMVFKLLPDRKIAWRHVWTGAVLTAFLFDLGKTVLSYYLAHSRLTSSYGVAGSIIALLVWCYYAAQIVFIGAEFTHVHAVTHGGRYRDGAELQPDAPVHEGEL; encoded by the coding sequence GTGAAGTTACCGTCCTTCCCCAACCGGGTGCTTTTTCTGCTGACGCGCACATTGCGGGCCTATTGGGAAGACAAGATTCCGCAGATGGGAGCGGCACTGGCGTATTATACGACGGTCGCAGTGGCGCCGATGCTGGTGATCGCGATCGCGGTCGCCGGCGTGGTGTTTCACGAAGGGACGGCGCGGCAGCGCGTGATCAGCGAAATCCAGTCGCTCGCGGGCAGCCCGGCGGCGGAGGCGGTGCGCACCGTGGAGCGGCCGACGCAGACGACGAGTAACAAAGTGGCGACGGCGCTCGGAGGCGCGACGCTGCTGGTCGGGGCGATCGGCGTGTTTTTGCATTTGCAGGATGCGTTGAACACGATCTGGCGGGTGAAACCGCCGGCGAAGGCGCCGTGGCCAAAGATGTTGAAAGTGCGGCTATTTTCGTTCGCAACTGTGGTGGGCACGGGATTTTTGCTGCTCGTGTCGCTCGTCGCGAGCGCGGTGCTGAGTTGGATGGCGAGTTATGCGTGGCATCGAATCCACGCACCGGACGGGCTGTTTCGATTCGTCGAGCTGACGCTGTCGTTCGCCCTCATCACGTGTTTGTTTGCGATGGTGTTCAAACTGCTGCCGGACCGGAAAATCGCATGGCGGCATGTGTGGACGGGAGCGGTGTTGACGGCGTTCTTGTTCGATTTGGGCAAGACCGTGCTGTCGTATTATCTCGCGCACAGTCGGCTGACGTCGTCCTACGGCGTCGCGGGTTCGATCATCGCGCTGCTGGTGTGGTGCTATTACGCGGCGCAAATCGTGTTTATTGGCGCGGAGTTCACCCATGTGCATGCGGTGACCCATGGCGGGCGCTATCGGGACGGGGCGGAATTGCAGCCGGATGCGCCCGTGCATGAGGGGGAATTGTAA
- a CDS encoding glutathione S-transferase C-terminal domain-containing protein produces MFAALDKLETRLATRRYLLGRRIVEADWRLFCTLVRFDAVYHGHFKCNVRRIVDYPNLYGYLRDLYQQSGVRETVNFDHIKRHYYMTHEEINPTRIVPIGPELDLDSAHGRELVANVA; encoded by the coding sequence GTGTTTGCGGCGCTGGATAAACTGGAGACACGGCTGGCGACGCGGCGGTATTTGCTGGGGCGGCGGATCGTGGAGGCGGACTGGCGGCTGTTCTGCACGCTGGTGCGGTTCGATGCGGTGTATCACGGGCATTTCAAGTGCAACGTCCGGCGGATCGTCGATTATCCGAATCTCTACGGCTACCTGCGGGATTTGTATCAACAGTCGGGCGTGCGCGAGACGGTGAATTTCGATCACATCAAACGCCACTACTACATGACGCACGAAGAGATCAACCCGACGCGCATCGTGCCGATTGGGCCGGAGCTGGACCTTGATTCGGCGCACGGGCGGGAGTTGGTGGCAAACGTCGCGTAA
- a CDS encoding glycine zipper domain-containing protein — protein MKPTFCFSLLLVAALSGCSSNPGPNTTRGAAIGATAGAIIGGVIGHQSGETGAGVAIGAAAGGVAGGAYGNRQDERQASGERSYSAADYQALLTPDEVAILQERARASGRVNYELTDFLTEQEKANLRARAERNRTIGN, from the coding sequence ATGAAACCAACCTTTTGCTTTTCCCTTCTCCTCGTGGCCGCGCTGAGTGGTTGCAGTTCCAACCCGGGACCGAACACGACGCGCGGCGCCGCGATCGGCGCAACCGCGGGCGCCATCATCGGCGGTGTCATTGGCCATCAATCGGGCGAAACGGGGGCGGGGGTGGCGATCGGCGCGGCGGCGGGCGGCGTGGCCGGCGGCGCGTATGGCAACCGGCAAGACGAGCGGCAGGCGTCGGGCGAGCGTTCCTACTCGGCGGCGGATTACCAAGCGCTGCTGACGCCCGATGAGGTGGCGATTTTGCAGGAACGCGCGCGAGCTTCGGGGCGGGTGAATTATGAGCTCACCGATTTTCTGACCGAGCAGGAGAAGGCGAATTTGCGGGCGCGGGCGGAGCGCAATCGAACGATCGGCAACTGA